In Mucilaginibacter celer, one DNA window encodes the following:
- a CDS encoding helix-turn-helix domain-containing protein: MAGFKQFSFKKFGYLDFEHDYTAQLQKKDYAEFIQILFVKAGGHAVIDFKEYDLQQDALFFINPGQFHKIDDNCMGTMLYYNRDFYCVEVHDKEVACDGILFHNVYDIPVVMMDEQCSEMMQRSIGEIKAEIDASDSSLEEMLRILLKQIIIRSTRIWKQEHHITTEEARQEVEFSRSFSQMVEWNYTKLHTVADYADMLNISPKALNKRITRYSNTTPNDIIKNRIILEAKRLLVHTQLSVKEIAYKLGYDDPSYFIRLFSKQVETSPQNFRVQYTNVPTT; this comes from the coding sequence ATGGCCGGCTTCAAACAATTCTCCTTTAAAAAATTCGGATACCTGGATTTTGAACACGATTACACCGCACAACTACAAAAAAAGGACTATGCTGAATTTATCCAGATATTGTTTGTAAAAGCAGGCGGCCACGCCGTTATTGATTTCAAGGAATACGATTTACAGCAGGATGCCTTGTTTTTTATCAACCCGGGCCAGTTTCATAAAATTGATGATAACTGCATGGGCACCATGCTGTACTATAACCGCGATTTTTATTGCGTAGAGGTGCATGACAAAGAAGTAGCCTGCGACGGCATTCTTTTCCATAACGTGTATGATATCCCGGTGGTGATGATGGACGAACAATGCTCGGAGATGATGCAGCGGTCGATAGGCGAAATCAAGGCTGAGATTGATGCCAGCGACAGCAGCCTGGAAGAGATGCTGAGGATCCTGCTAAAACAGATCATTATCCGCTCAACCCGCATCTGGAAACAGGAGCATCATATTACCACTGAAGAAGCCCGCCAGGAAGTTGAATTTTCGCGCAGCTTCAGCCAGATGGTTGAATGGAACTACACCAAACTGCACACCGTGGCCGATTATGCCGATATGCTCAACATCAGCCCCAAAGCCCTTAACAAACGCATTACCCGCTACAGCAATACCACCCCTAACGATATTATCAAAAACCGCATCATCCTTGAAGCCAAACGCCTGTTGGTACATACACAGCTAAGCGTAAAAGAAATAGCGTATAAACTGGGATACGATGATCCCTCGTATTTTATCAGATTGTTTAGTAAACAAGTTGAAACATCTCCTCAAAACTTCCGGGTACAATATACAAATGTGCCAACTACCTAA
- a CDS encoding lmo0937 family membrane protein gives MNSLLYVIAVILIIGWAIGVFFTSVGGLIHILLVIAVIALLLGVIRRSSAI, from the coding sequence ATGAACTCACTCCTGTATGTAATTGCAGTTATCCTGATAATAGGATGGGCAATCGGTGTATTTTTCACTTCAGTAGGTGGCCTTATCCACATTTTGCTGGTAATAGCTGTTATAGCGCTTCTGCTGGGCGTAATCAGGCGCTCATCGGCTATATAA
- a CDS encoding alpha/beta hydrolase codes for MKTQSIISKIATVTLALSLGVNASAQTVQPINPAQDPHIESNVKAFLNVLNSGTGKPLEQLSLKDARAVLTGAQESVKFNYSDITVTEKTITEDGQQIKLDIVKPANAKGVLPVFMFFHGGGWVLGDFPTHKRLVRDLVVNSGAAAVFVNYTPSPEAHYPVAINQAYSATKWVAAHGAEINVDGKRLAVVGNSVGGNMAAVVALMAKDKKGPELKLQVLLWPVTDANFETESYNQFATGRFLTKNAMKWFWDNYTTNPDERKQIYASPLQATTDQLKGLTTAVVETAENDVLRDEGEAYARKLDEAGVKVTAIRYNGMIHDWGLLNPIANVPATQSAMLHAAAEIKKALSK; via the coding sequence ATGAAAACTCAATCTATAATCAGCAAAATTGCAACAGTGACATTAGCTTTAAGCTTAGGCGTAAACGCATCAGCACAAACCGTACAACCCATCAATCCTGCACAGGACCCACATATTGAAAGCAATGTTAAAGCATTTTTAAATGTACTTAACTCAGGCACAGGCAAACCGCTCGAACAGCTTTCGCTTAAAGATGCCCGTGCCGTGCTAACCGGCGCCCAGGAATCTGTAAAATTTAATTACAGCGATATCACCGTTACCGAAAAAACAATTACCGAAGACGGACAGCAAATAAAATTGGATATTGTTAAACCGGCTAATGCAAAAGGTGTATTACCGGTATTCATGTTCTTCCATGGTGGTGGCTGGGTTTTAGGTGATTTCCCTACCCACAAACGTTTAGTGCGCGATTTGGTGGTTAACTCGGGCGCAGCTGCCGTGTTTGTAAACTACACGCCATCTCCCGAAGCACATTACCCGGTAGCTATCAACCAGGCTTACAGCGCTACCAAATGGGTGGCCGCTCACGGTGCCGAAATTAACGTTGACGGCAAACGTTTAGCCGTAGTTGGAAACAGCGTGGGTGGTAATATGGCTGCTGTTGTTGCCCTGATGGCTAAAGACAAAAAAGGCCCGGAACTTAAATTACAAGTATTATTATGGCCTGTAACTGATGCTAACTTCGAAACTGAATCGTATAACCAGTTTGCTACCGGCAGGTTCCTTACTAAAAACGCCATGAAATGGTTTTGGGATAACTATACCACCAACCCTGATGAACGTAAACAGATTTATGCTTCACCTTTGCAAGCCACTACCGATCAGTTAAAAGGCCTGACAACAGCCGTAGTTGAAACTGCCGAAAACGACGTACTGCGCGACGAAGGCGAAGCTTATGCCCGCAAACTGGACGAAGCCGGTGTTAAAGTAACCGCCATCCGCTACAACGGCATGATTCACGACTGGGGCTTGTTAAACCCAATTGCAAACGTACCAGCCACACAATCGGCCATGTTACATGCAGCTGCCGAAATTAAAAAAGCTTTAAGTAAATAA